The following coding sequences lie in one Delphinus delphis chromosome 9, mDelDel1.2, whole genome shotgun sequence genomic window:
- the LOC132430811 gene encoding zinc finger protein 22 has translation MTELASSGDRSPPVGDGEEGLGDDRGLVIHHPAEEQPHRCPLCGQTFSQQPSLVRHQKAHAGVGRAAAFVCPECGKAFSVKHNLEVHQRTHTGERPFPCPECGRCFSLKQNLLTHQRIHSGEKPHQCTQCGRCFREPRFLLNHQRTHARMPAPHPRRPGVFGERRPYFCARCGKSFAREGSLKTHQRSHGHGPEGQAAHLGRVL, from the coding sequence ATGACCGAACTGGCGTCCTCCGGGGACAGGTCCCCCCCTGTGGGGGACGGGGAGGAGGGCCTGGGGGACGATCGAGGCCTGGTCATCCACCACCCTGCGGAGGAGCAGCCGCACCGCTGCCCACTGTGCGGCCAGACCTTCTCGCAGCAGCCCAGCCTGGTGCGGCACCAGAAGGCGCATGCCGGAGTGGGCCGCGCGGCCGCCTTCGTGTGCCCCGAGTGCGGCAAGGCCTTCAGCGTCAAGCACAACCTCGAGGTGCATCAGCGCACCCACACAGGCGAGCGGCCCTTCCCCTGCCCCGAGTGCGGGCGCTGCTTCAGCCTCAAGCAGAACCTGCTCACGCACCAGCGTATCCACAGCGGCGAGAAGCCGCACCAGTGCACGCAGTGCGGCCGCTGCTTCCGCGAGCCGCGCTTCCTGCTCAACCACCAGCGCACCCACGCGCGCATGCCCGCGCCGCACCCGCGCCGCCCCGGCGTCTTCGGGGAGCGGAGGCCCTACTTCTGCGCCCGCTGCGGCAAGAGCTTCGCACGCGAAGGCTCGCTCAAGACCCACCAGCGCAGCCACGGCCACGGGCCCGAGGGCCAGGCGGCCCATTTAGGCCGCGTGCTCTGA
- the ZNF775 gene encoding zinc finger protein 775 produces the protein MESGLAGDSSTGDVLVMKIKQEKPEWLLQALGPQAALSQKDKENIFQQRRSLPPCQTVGKPRAWGGQEETGGPRWAPPLEQDGGPAGRAPGVTPSPLRPALSAGEGHFVCPDCGKRFSWWSTLKIHQRTHTGEKPYPCGKCGKSFSQKPNLARHQRHHTGERPFCCPECARRFSQKQHLLKHQKTHSRPATHPCPECERCFRHQVGLRIHQRAHARDRQGTRAGLQTLLRDATAHRGCRPRPGPRRGRPEWAWLGLCQSWWRQPGARTAAPAEPRQFICNECGKSFSWWSSLNIHQRIHTGERPYPCPECGRRFSQKPNLTRHLRNHTGERPHPCAHCGRSFRQKQHLLKHQRTHLPGAPAAPRPSRAALRAHQQAHAAAAEPPAQGAPGLLPPPSRGPSPARGPGDVPWGRARAGGPGEPRQFICNECGKSFSWWSALTIHQRIHTGERPYPCPECGRRFSQKPNLTRHRRNHTGERPFLCASCGRGFSQKQHLLKHQRVHRGALAPTPSAKGAAL, from the exons ATGGAGAGTGGCCTGGCTGGCGACAGCAGCACAG GAGATGTGCTGGTCATGAAGATCAAGCAAGAGAAGCCAGAGTGGCTGCTGCAGGCGCTGGGGCCACAGGCCGCGCTTTCCCAGAAGGATAAGGAGAACATTTTCCAGCAGCGTCGGAGCCTCCCGCCATGCCAGACCGTGGGGAAGCCTCGAGCCTGGGGGGGACAGGAGGAGACTGGGGGTCCAAGGTGGGCCCCTCCCCTCGAGCAGGACGGCGGGCCGGCAGGCCGGGCTCCGGGGGTGACCCCCAGCCCCCTGCGCCCCGCTCTTTCTGCCGGCGAGGGTCACTTCGTGTGCCCGGACTGCGGGAAGAGGTTCAGCTGGTGGTCGACCTTGAAGATCCACCAGCGCACCCACACCGGCGAGAAGCCGTACCCGTGCGGCAAGTGCGGCAAGAGCTTCAGCCAGAAGCCCAACCTGGCGCGCCACCAGCGGCACCACACGGGCGAGCGGCCCTTCTGCTGCCCCGAGTGCGCTCGGCGCTTTAGCCAGAAGCAGCACCTGCTCAAGCACCAGAAGACCCACTCCCGGCCCGCCACCCACCCGTGCCCCGAGTGCGAGCGCTGCTTCCGCCACCAGGTGGGCCTCCGCATCCACCAGCGCGCGCACGCCCGGGACCGCCAGGGCACCCGCGCTGGGCTGCAGACGCTGCTCCGGGACGCCACGGCCCACCGGGGCTGTCGCCCGCGGCCGGGGCCCCGGCGGGGGCGCCCCGAGTGGGCCTGGCTGGGGCTCTGCCAGAGCTGGTGGCGCCAGCCCGGGGCCCGGACCGCCGCCCCCGCCGAGCCGCGCCAGTTCATCTGCAACGAGTGCGGCAAGAGCTTCTCGTGGTGGTCGTCGCTGAACATCCACCAGCGCATCCACACGGGCGAGCGGCCCTACCCGTGCCCCGAGTGCGGGCGCCGCTTCAGCCAGAAGCCCAACCTGACGCGCCACCTGCGCAACCACACGGGCGAGCGGCCGCACCCCTGCGCGCACTGCGGCCGCAGCTTCCGCCAGAAGCAGCACCTGCTCAAGCACCAGCGCACGCACCTGCCCGGCGCCCCGGCCGCGCCCCGCCCCAGCCGCGCCGCGCTGCGGGCCCACCAGCAGGcccacgccgccgccgccgagccGCCCGCCCAGGGCGCCCCCGGCCTGTTGCCGCCGCCGTCGCGCGGCCCCTCGCCGGCCCGGGGGCCCGGGGACGTGCCGTGGGGCCGGGCGCGGGCGGGTGGGCCGGGCGAGCCGCGCCAGTTCATCTGCAACGAGTGCGGCAAGAGCTTCTCGTGGTGGTCGGCGCTCACCATCCACCAGCGCATCCACACGGGCGAGCGGCCCTACCCGTGCCCCGAGTGCGGGCGCCGCTTCAGCCAGAAGCCCAACCTGACGCGCCACCGGCGCAACCACACGGGCGAGCGGCCCTTCCTGTGTGCCTCCTGCGGCCGCGGCTTCAGCCAGAAGCAGCACCTGCTCAAGCACCAGCGCGTTCACCGGGGCGCCCTGGCGCCCACCCCCAGCGCCAAGGGCGCGGCGCTCTAG